One stretch of Callospermophilus lateralis isolate mCalLat2 chromosome 11, mCalLat2.hap1, whole genome shotgun sequence DNA includes these proteins:
- the Cntrob gene encoding centrobin isoform X5 has translation MVLSIYLRWKVFEVSFRPCSKPHVMQYIVRDPLISGAASERRGEDSFDSDSTATLLNTRPLQDLSPSSSAQALEELFPRYTSLRPGPPLNPPDFQGLKDALDSEHTRRKHCERHIQSLQTRVLELQQQLAVAVAADRKKDIMIEQLDKTLARVVEGWNRHEAERTEVLRGLQEERQAAELTRSKQQETVTRLEQSLSEALEALNREQEGARLQQREREALEEERQGLTLSLEVEQQRCRALQEELDEARAGQLNEHLKLDALQVALEKERQAWAQQEHQLKERYQALQGEGQAQLEREKGNSQREAQAAREAQQQLALVQSEVRRLEGELDTARRERDALQLEMSLVQARYESQRIQMESDLAVQLEQRVTERLAEAQESNLRQAASLREHHRKQLQDLNGQHQQELATQLAQFKVEMAEREERQQQVAQDYELRLAREQARVRDLQSGNQQLEEQRVELVERLHTMLQAHWEEANQLLSTTLPPPNPPVPSVRPCSPGLPESEKRERRMWTMPSVAVALKPVLQQSREARDELSGVPPVLCTPSPDLSLLLGPPFQSQHSFQPLEPKPDLTPPTAGTFSALGAFHPDHTAERPFPEEDPGSDGDGFPKQGLPPPPQLEGLKNFLQQLLETVPQSSENPSVDPLLPKSGPPTVPSWEEAPQVPRLPPPVHKTKVPLATASSLFRVQELPSSHSQGNGPSTGSPERGMDGLSSSGQLMEVSQLLRLYQARGWGALPAEDLLLYLKRLENSGTDGRGENIPRRNTDSRLGEIPRKEIPSQAVPRRLTVPKTEKPARKKSGSMRSRGGVWR, from the exons CAGGCCCTGGAGGAGTTGTTTCCTCGATATACTAGCCTTCGGCCAGGGCCCCCACTCAATCCCCCAGATTTTCAGGGGCTGAAAGATGCACTGGACTCAGAGCATACCCGTCGCAAG CATTGTGAGCGCCACATTCAGAGCCTGCAGACCCGAGTGCTGGAGCTACAGCAACAGTTAGCCGTGGCTGTGGCTGCTGACCGCAAGAAAGATATCATGATTGAGCAACTGGACAAG ACCCTGGCCCGTGTGGTGGAGGGCTGGAATCGGCATGAGGCAGAACGGACAGAAGTGCTTCGAGGACTTCAAGAGGAACGCCAAGCAGCAGAACTCACTAGAAGCAAACAGCAGGAG ACAGTAACCCGCCTGGAACAAAGTCTTTCTGAGGCCTTGGAGGCCCTGAATCGTGAGCAGGAAGGTGCCAGATTGCAGCAACGGGAAAGAGAGGCACTG gaagaagagaggCAAGGCCTGACCCTGAGCTTAGAGGTCGAACAGCAGCGGTGCCGCGCCCTGCAGGAAGAACTGGACGAGGCTCGGGCTGGGCAACTCAATGAGCATCTAAAGCTGGATGCACTTCAGGTTGCCCTAGAAAAAGAGCGGCAGGCCTGGGCCCAGCAGGAACACCAGCTTAAGGAACGCTACCAGGCACTGCAGGGGGAAGGCCAGGCACAGCTGGAAAGGGAGAAG gGGAATAGCCAGAGGGAGGCCCAGGCAGCCCGAGAGGCCCAGCAGCAATTGGCATTGGTACAGTCTGAGGTGCGGCGGTTGGAAGGGGAGCTAGACACAGCacggagagagagagatgcactGCAGCTGGAAATGAGCTTGGTGCAG GCCCGGTATGAGAGCCAGCGGATCCAGATGGAGTCAGATCTGGCTGTGCAGCTGGAGCAGCGGGTGACTGAGCGGCTGGCTGAGGCTCAGGAGAGCAACCTACGGCAAGCAGCCTCCCTCAGGGAGCATCACAG GAAGCAGCTGCAGGACCTTAATGGACAGCACCAGCAGGAACTGGCTACTCAATTGGCTCAGTTCAAGGTGGAAATGGCAGAACGAGAAGAACGGCAGCAGCAAGTGGCTCAGGACTATGAACTCAG aCTCGCACGGGAGCAAGCACGAGTGCGGGACTTGCAGAGTGGGAACCAACAGCTGGAGGAGCAAAGGGTGGAGTTGGTGGAGCGACTCCATACCATGCTGCAGGCCCACTGGGAGGAGGCCAACCAACTGCTCAGCACTACCCTCCCACCTCCTAACCCTCCG GTTCCTTCTGTCAGACCCTGTAGTCCTGGCCTTCCAGAgtcagagaagagagagaggaggatgTGGACCATGCCTTCTGTAGCTGTGGCCCTGAAGCCAGTGTTGCAGCAGAGCAGGGAAGCAAGGGATGAACTGTCTGGAGTGCCTCCTGTTCTCTGCACCCCCTCCCCGGATCTTAGCCTCCTGCTGGGCCCCCCTTTCCAGAGCCAGCATTCCTTCCAGCCCCTGGAGCCCAAACCAGATCTCACTCCACCCACAG CTGGGACCTTCTCTGCCCTTGGGGCCTTCCATCCTGATCACACAGCAGAACGGCCATTTCCTGAGGAAGATCCTGGATCCGATGGGGATGGCTTCCCAAAGCAAGGGCTACCACCTCCTCCTCAGCTGGAGGGCCTCAAGAATTTTTTGCAGCAG CTGCTGGAGACAGTACCCCAGAGCAGTGAGAACCCCTCTGTTGACCCGTTGCTCCCTAAGTCTG GTCCTCCGACTGTCCCATCTTGGGAGGAAGCTCCTCAAGTGCCACGCCTTCCACCCCCTGTCCATAAAACTAAAGTCCCCTTAGCCACAGCATCTAGTCTTTTCCGGGTCCAGGAGCTTCCCTCATCCCATTCACAAGGCAATGGTCCCAGCACTGGTTCCCCAGAGAGAG GTATGGATGGTCTCAGCTCGTCAGGCCAGCTGATGGAGGTGTCTCAGCTATTACGACTGTACCAGGCTCGGGGCTGGGGGGCTCTGCCTGCTGAGGACCTGCTGCTCTATCTGAAGAGGCTGGAAAACAGCGG GACTGATGGCCGAGGGGAGAATATCCCCAGAAGAAACACAGACTCCCGCTTGGGTGAGATCCCCCGGAAAGAG ATTCCTTCCCAGGCTGTCCCTCGCCGCCTTACAGTCCCTAAGACTGAAAAACCTGCACGGAAGAAAAGTGGTAGCATGAGGAGTCGTGGGGGAGTCTGGAGATGA